The proteins below come from a single Parageobacillus thermoglucosidasius genomic window:
- a CDS encoding MFS transporter, with the protein MVNKQKALLPITTLAMTFAFAVWAVFSPLASTFQEMFGLSSTQKSILVAIPVLLGSVMRIPLGIWTDRFGGRQLFSLLLLFLIVPLVGAGFANSYAMLMFWAFFIGMAGTSFAISVTFVSRLTPPEKQGTALGINAMGNIGTAVASFSVPSIAAAFGVQWAFWGMIIPVVIMLLLVWFFTPDMPKPKQQKTMLESLSVLKYKHTWTLSLFYFVTFGAFVSFGIYLPSLLIDLYGLTPVDAGLRAAGFTVIATLARPVGGNLGDKIGAERVLTFVYAGIAIGALAISLGMENIAVMTAACLFIAIMAGLGNGAVFKLVPQLFPAETGAVTGIVGAWGGLGGFFPPILMGMVKDATGSYMLGFILLSLFSLICFLLNRIVFGKKTGKTAKTYAS; encoded by the coding sequence ATGGTAAATAAACAAAAAGCACTTTTACCGATCACAACGTTGGCAATGACGTTTGCGTTTGCCGTATGGGCTGTATTTTCTCCATTGGCGAGTACATTCCAAGAAATGTTCGGACTATCCTCGACGCAAAAAAGCATTTTAGTGGCGATTCCGGTTTTGCTTGGTTCTGTCATGCGCATTCCGCTTGGAATTTGGACGGACCGGTTTGGCGGCAGACAGTTGTTTTCATTGCTTTTATTATTTTTGATTGTTCCATTAGTCGGCGCAGGTTTTGCCAATTCATACGCCATGTTAATGTTTTGGGCGTTTTTCATTGGAATGGCAGGGACGTCGTTTGCGATTTCTGTGACATTCGTATCGCGCTTGACGCCTCCAGAAAAACAAGGGACGGCACTTGGCATTAACGCAATGGGCAATATCGGGACGGCAGTAGCAAGCTTTTCGGTTCCGTCAATCGCAGCGGCGTTTGGGGTGCAATGGGCGTTTTGGGGAATGATCATTCCGGTTGTCATCATGCTTCTTCTTGTGTGGTTTTTTACTCCAGATATGCCAAAGCCTAAACAACAAAAAACAATGCTGGAATCGCTATCAGTATTAAAATATAAGCATACGTGGACATTATCGCTCTTTTATTTCGTCACATTTGGAGCATTTGTGTCATTCGGCATTTATTTGCCGTCGCTGCTCATTGATTTATACGGTTTGACTCCAGTTGATGCCGGGCTTCGTGCTGCAGGGTTTACCGTGATTGCGACACTAGCGCGGCCGGTTGGCGGAAATCTTGGCGATAAAATCGGCGCTGAACGGGTGCTGACGTTTGTTTATGCCGGAATTGCGATAGGAGCGCTTGCTATTTCGCTTGGAATGGAGAATATTGCCGTGATGACAGCCGCATGTTTGTTTATCGCCATTATGGCTGGATTAGGGAATGGTGCGGTCTTTAAGCTTGTTCCGCAGCTATTCCCGGCGGAAACAGGTGCTGTCACGGGAATTGTCGGCGCATGGGGCGGACTCGGCGGCTTTTTCCCGCCGATTTTAATGGGAATGGTGAAAGATGCTACTGGTTCTTACATGCTTGGATTTATTCTCCTCAGCTTGTTTTCCCTGATTTGCTTTTTGCTGAACCGCATTGTTTTTGGGAAAAAAACAGGAAAAACGGCGAAAACATATGCATCATGA
- a CDS encoding multicopper oxidase domain-containing protein translates to MKRKFYTFMSIVVAALFLTACEHTGGKEAEKERTKVGTHHADSGVIAAHKGLQQKPIPLKMERIGPHDVHIEMTAQVTDIEIDKGKMYKAWTFNGQVPGPLIVVNEGDTLHFTLKNMDPAMPHSMDFHAVHASPSKDFADIMPNQSGTFTYQANNPGVFMYHCGTKPVLAHIANGMHGMMIVKPKNGYPTDKEVDREFVLIQNEWYKYNDMDDFQNGVPSYVVFSTKALKAGDRNTNGDTFTLKEKPLVAKVGDKVRIYLENVGPNEVSSFHVVGTVFDDVYIDGNPNNHLKGLQTVMLPASGGAVVEFTVTRPGNYSIVTHQFNHAQKGAVAILKVTETGEDDGAEASGH, encoded by the coding sequence ATGAAGCGCAAGTTTTATACGTTCATGTCGATTGTGGTTGCCGCTTTGTTTTTAACTGCTTGTGAACATACAGGAGGAAAAGAAGCAGAAAAAGAAAGGACAAAGGTTGGAACCCATCACGCCGATTCAGGAGTGATTGCCGCACATAAAGGTCTCCAGCAAAAACCAATCCCGCTGAAAATGGAGCGGATCGGCCCACATGATGTCCATATCGAGATGACTGCACAAGTAACCGACATTGAGATCGACAAAGGAAAAATGTATAAAGCATGGACGTTTAACGGGCAAGTACCTGGGCCGCTCATTGTCGTCAATGAAGGAGATACGCTTCACTTCACATTAAAAAATATGGACCCAGCGATGCCGCACAGCATGGATTTCCACGCCGTCCACGCTTCGCCGTCGAAAGATTTTGCCGATATCATGCCGAACCAATCAGGAACGTTTACGTACCAGGCGAATAATCCGGGGGTATTTATGTACCATTGCGGCACGAAACCGGTGCTCGCCCACATCGCTAACGGCATGCACGGCATGATGATCGTCAAGCCGAAAAATGGCTATCCGACCGATAAAGAAGTGGACCGCGAATTTGTGTTAATCCAAAACGAATGGTACAAATATAATGATATGGATGATTTTCAAAACGGGGTGCCAAGCTATGTCGTCTTTTCGACAAAAGCGTTAAAAGCAGGCGACCGAAATACGAATGGAGATACGTTTACGCTCAAAGAAAAGCCGCTCGTGGCCAAAGTCGGAGACAAAGTCAGAATTTATCTGGAAAATGTCGGCCCGAATGAAGTTAGCTCGTTCCACGTCGTTGGCACCGTTTTTGATGACGTCTATATCGATGGCAATCCTAACAACCATCTAAAAGGGCTGCAGACTGTGATGCTTCCGGCAAGCGGGGGCGCGGTCGTTGAATTTACCGTCACGCGCCCAGGCAACTACTCGATCGTCACCCATCAATTCAACCATGCGCAAAAAGGCGCTGTAGCCATACTGAAAGTAACGGAAACCGGCGAAGATGACGGTGCGGAAGCAAGCGGACACTAA
- a CDS encoding Crp/Fnr family transcriptional regulator — MLAAKKADDHDRFAHLRELVRSANHTVKMRKGTFLFQEGMDAAELYLILSGKVQISKIGADGKEMCFRICGPGEIIGELTLFTAEPRYLLTAKVIEDGEVAAMKKDDLEQQLLTNPALTYEYMQWVSMHARRTQTKFRDLIMHGKKGALYSTLIRMCNSYGVQLDNGSILIDLTLKNQDLANFCGTTRESVNRMLNALKQQGILSIKKGKITIHDLDYLKKEIHCENCPAEICCIE; from the coding sequence ATGCTTGCAGCCAAAAAAGCAGATGACCACGACCGTTTTGCGCATTTGCGGGAATTGGTCCGTTCCGCGAATCATACAGTCAAAATGCGAAAAGGGACGTTCTTATTCCAAGAAGGGATGGACGCAGCAGAACTATACCTTATTCTTTCCGGAAAAGTGCAAATAAGTAAAATCGGTGCTGACGGAAAAGAGATGTGTTTTCGCATTTGCGGCCCTGGAGAAATTATTGGCGAGCTAACATTGTTTACAGCAGAACCTCGTTATTTATTAACAGCAAAAGTGATTGAAGATGGCGAAGTAGCAGCCATGAAAAAAGACGATTTAGAACAGCAGCTTTTAACCAACCCTGCGCTTACCTATGAATATATGCAATGGGTTAGCATGCATGCGCGGCGGACGCAAACAAAATTTCGCGATTTAATTATGCACGGCAAAAAAGGAGCGCTCTACTCTACGCTCATCCGCATGTGCAACAGCTATGGCGTCCAGTTGGATAACGGAAGCATCCTCATCGACTTAACGCTGAAAAACCAAGATTTAGCCAATTTTTGCGGCACCACCCGTGAAAGCGTCAACCGCATGTTAAACGCGTTAAAGCAGCAAGGCATTCTTTCTATTAAAAAAGGGAAGATTACGATTCATGACCTTGATTATTTGAAAAAAGAGATTCATTGCGAAAACTGTCCAGCAGAAATTTGCTGCATTGAATAA
- the modB gene encoding molybdate ABC transporter permease subunit, with translation MTEFWSPVWLSIKVAFVSGAIVIFFGTVIAKWMARRRFRGKIVIETLLMLPLVLPPSVVGFLLIILFGKNSVIGKGIEALFHAPIMFTWYAAVIAASVVSFPLMYQSAKAGLEAIDEMIEEAARVDGANEYQVFWHISIPLAKKALISGAILAFARSLGEFGATLMFAGNIPGKTQTIPTAIYVAIESGKMDLAWAWVAVTMVLSFFLLLCATSFKSHGKEKAA, from the coding sequence ATGACAGAGTTTTGGTCACCGGTTTGGTTGTCGATCAAAGTGGCGTTCGTTTCTGGAGCCATCGTCATCTTTTTTGGGACTGTTATCGCGAAATGGATGGCGCGCCGCCGGTTTCGAGGAAAAATTGTGATTGAAACGTTGCTGATGCTGCCGCTTGTGCTTCCGCCATCGGTCGTTGGCTTTTTGTTAATCATTCTGTTTGGAAAAAACAGTGTGATCGGAAAGGGAATAGAAGCTTTGTTTCACGCGCCGATTATGTTTACATGGTACGCGGCGGTCATCGCCGCAAGTGTCGTTTCTTTTCCGCTCATGTACCAATCAGCCAAGGCTGGATTGGAAGCAATTGATGAAATGATTGAGGAAGCGGCGCGCGTCGATGGAGCAAATGAATATCAAGTGTTTTGGCATATATCGATTCCGCTTGCGAAGAAAGCGCTTATTTCAGGAGCGATTTTGGCTTTTGCCCGAAGTCTTGGCGAATTCGGCGCCACATTGATGTTCGCCGGAAATATTCCTGGGAAGACGCAAACGATTCCAACCGCCATTTATGTAGCAATTGAATCAGGAAAAATGGATTTGGCATGGGCGTGGGTCGCGGTGACAATGGTGTTGTCGTTTTTCTTATTATTATGCGCGACAAGCTTTAAGTCTCATGGAAAGGAGAAAGCGGCATGA
- the moaA gene encoding GTP 3',8-cyclase MoaA, with protein MKTRESVIADKWNRPLRDLRISVTDQCNFRCVYCMPAEIFGPNFRFLREDELLTIEEMTLLAESFAELGVEKIRITGGEPLLRRDLDVFIERLVRIPGIRDIGLTTNGIHLVKWAKRLKEAGLKRVNVSLDALDDDIFKKMNGVGVGVKPVLKGIEAAVEAGLGVKVNMVVKKGMNDSQIIPMASYFKEQGITLRFIEFMDVGTTNGWDFSHVVTKKDMYELLQQLHPLEPVEKAYFGEVASRYRYVGTNVEVGFIASVTESFCRSCTRARISADGTLYTCLFAASGVSLKEKLRSGADKEEIKNLIVSTWRMRMDRYSDERTEQTAKTRKKVEMSYIGG; from the coding sequence ATGAAAACAAGAGAATCGGTGATCGCCGACAAATGGAACCGCCCGCTTCGCGATTTGCGCATTTCTGTGACAGACCAGTGCAATTTCCGTTGTGTATATTGCATGCCGGCAGAAATATTCGGGCCGAATTTCCGCTTTTTGCGTGAGGACGAATTATTAACGATCGAGGAAATGACGCTGCTTGCGGAAAGTTTCGCGGAACTTGGCGTCGAAAAAATCCGCATCACAGGGGGAGAGCCGCTGCTGCGCCGTGACTTGGACGTATTCATTGAGCGATTGGTACGCATTCCCGGCATCCGCGATATTGGCCTTACAACGAATGGGATTCATTTAGTGAAATGGGCCAAACGTTTGAAAGAGGCGGGACTGAAGCGCGTCAATGTCAGTCTGGACGCGCTTGATGACGATATATTTAAAAAAATGAACGGGGTTGGCGTTGGGGTCAAGCCGGTGTTAAAAGGAATTGAAGCGGCTGTGGAGGCCGGGCTTGGCGTCAAAGTGAACATGGTTGTGAAAAAAGGCATGAACGACTCGCAAATTATTCCGATGGCTTCGTATTTTAAAGAACAGGGCATTACGCTTCGCTTTATCGAATTTATGGACGTTGGCACGACAAACGGCTGGGATTTTTCCCATGTCGTCACGAAAAAAGACATGTATGAACTTTTGCAGCAACTGCATCCGCTGGAGCCGGTGGAAAAAGCCTACTTTGGCGAGGTGGCAAGCCGCTACCGCTACGTCGGAACAAACGTGGAAGTCGGGTTTATCGCCTCGGTGACGGAATCATTTTGCCGCAGCTGCACACGGGCGCGCATTTCCGCCGATGGCACACTGTATACGTGCTTGTTTGCGGCAAGCGGTGTTTCATTGAAAGAAAAGCTGCGTTCTGGAGCGGATAAAGAGGAGATTAAAAATCTTATTGTATCCACATGGCGCATGCGGATGGACCGCTACTCCGACGAACGGACGGAGCAAACGGCAAAAACGCGGAAAAAAGTTGAAATGTCTTATATTGGCGGATAA
- the ric gene encoding iron-sulfur cluster repair di-iron protein, with the protein MEKRFTEQSLIGDIVAQFPKASDIFRSYKIDFCCGGQRPLKEALEERNLDGEAILEQLNTLYAKSLEKDEKNWAEAPYGELIDHIIAKHHRYLAEELPQLSPYVTKVLRVHGANHPHLAQIHKLFNELKTELEQHTIKEETYAFPLILRFEQDPTPENGKTAQQTIRELVDEHDSAGDIIKTIREITNDFTPPEDACRTYRLVYHRLEALEKDLSEHIHLENNILFPRVLNETETFR; encoded by the coding sequence ATGGAAAAACGGTTTACCGAACAATCGCTCATTGGTGATATCGTAGCACAATTTCCAAAAGCAAGCGATATTTTCCGATCATACAAAATCGATTTTTGCTGCGGCGGGCAGCGCCCGTTAAAAGAAGCGCTTGAAGAGCGAAATTTAGATGGCGAAGCAATATTAGAACAACTAAATACACTTTACGCGAAATCACTTGAAAAAGACGAAAAAAATTGGGCGGAAGCGCCTTACGGCGAACTGATCGACCATATTATTGCCAAACATCACCGTTACTTGGCGGAAGAACTTCCGCAGCTCAGCCCTTACGTGACAAAAGTGCTCCGCGTCCACGGAGCAAACCATCCGCATCTTGCGCAAATCCATAAGTTGTTTAACGAACTGAAAACAGAGCTTGAACAGCATACGATCAAAGAAGAAACTTACGCTTTTCCGCTTATTTTGCGTTTTGAACAAGATCCGACTCCGGAAAACGGAAAAACAGCGCAGCAAACGATCCGCGAACTTGTCGATGAACATGACTCCGCGGGCGATATCATCAAAACGATTCGCGAAATAACGAATGACTTTACCCCGCCGGAAGATGCATGCCGAACATACCGGCTTGTCTATCATCGACTAGAAGCGCTTGAAAAAGATTTATCGGAACATATCCATTTGGAAAATAACATTTTATTCCCTCGCGTCCTTAACGAAACAGAAACGTTCCGATAA
- a CDS encoding molybdopterin molybdotransferase MoeA, whose translation MVEKRNPIPVTEAIERVMKYAREGEVETVRLEEAYGRYLAEDLRADHDVPPFDRSPYDGFAIRAADSAQAKLDHPVEFEVIETIGAGQVAAKTVQPFQAVRIMTGAQIPDGCDAVVMLELAKQYERDGKTYMSIKRPFQPGDNISFQGEDAKKGDVLVPKGTFINPGVQALLATFGYAEVKVARKPRIGIFATGSELLDVAEPLIPGKIRNSNAYMIQAQAIRSGAEPVYFGKLADDIDICFAAIQKALPQVDFLITTGGVSVGDYDYLPAIYERLGAEVLFNKVAMRPGSVTTVAQLDGKLLFGLSGNPSACYVGYELFVRPVVRTRLFSPKPYLRKATATLMADFPKPNPFTRFVRSYVTVENGQLTAAPVGMDKSNIVTSLAKANALMVLPGGTRGFAKGDTVDVWLLEDEEGSDI comes from the coding sequence ATGGTGGAAAAGCGGAATCCGATTCCGGTGACAGAAGCGATAGAAAGAGTGATGAAATATGCGCGGGAAGGAGAGGTGGAAACGGTTCGCCTTGAGGAAGCCTACGGGCGGTATTTGGCGGAAGATTTGCGCGCAGACCATGACGTTCCGCCGTTCGATCGTTCTCCTTATGACGGTTTTGCGATACGCGCAGCTGACTCGGCACAGGCAAAGCTTGACCATCCAGTCGAATTTGAAGTGATTGAAACGATTGGAGCGGGACAAGTTGCGGCGAAGACGGTTCAGCCGTTTCAAGCGGTACGCATTATGACAGGAGCGCAAATTCCGGATGGATGCGATGCGGTCGTCATGCTGGAATTGGCGAAACAGTATGAGCGCGATGGAAAAACCTATATGTCCATCAAACGTCCTTTTCAGCCGGGTGATAACATTTCATTTCAAGGGGAAGATGCGAAAAAAGGGGATGTGCTTGTCCCGAAAGGAACGTTTATTAATCCGGGCGTACAAGCATTGTTAGCGACGTTCGGATATGCCGAAGTAAAAGTGGCGAGAAAGCCGCGAATCGGCATTTTTGCGACAGGCAGTGAACTGCTCGACGTAGCTGAACCGCTTATCCCTGGGAAAATTCGCAACAGCAACGCGTATATGATTCAAGCGCAAGCAATCCGCAGCGGAGCGGAGCCAGTCTATTTTGGAAAGTTGGCGGATGATATCGACATATGTTTTGCAGCGATACAAAAGGCGCTGCCGCAAGTCGATTTTCTTATTACAACGGGCGGTGTTTCGGTTGGCGATTATGATTATTTACCGGCCATTTATGAACGTCTCGGCGCAGAAGTGTTGTTCAATAAAGTGGCGATGCGGCCGGGCAGCGTGACGACCGTTGCCCAGTTGGATGGAAAGCTGTTGTTTGGGCTGTCTGGCAATCCATCAGCATGCTACGTCGGATATGAGTTGTTTGTGCGCCCTGTCGTGCGGACGCGCCTGTTTTCGCCGAAGCCGTATTTGCGGAAAGCGACGGCGACTTTAATGGCTGACTTTCCGAAACCAAATCCGTTTACCCGGTTCGTCAGAAGCTATGTGACGGTGGAAAATGGCCAGTTGACGGCGGCGCCTGTCGGGATGGATAAGTCGAATATTGTTACATCGCTGGCGAAAGCAAATGCGCTGATGGTGCTCCCGGGGGGAACACGTGGATTTGCGAAAGGCGATACCGTCGACGTATGGCTGCTTGAAGATGAAGAAGGAAGTGACATATGA
- the mobB gene encoding molybdopterin-guanine dinucleotide biosynthesis protein B: MNVWQVVGYKNSGKTTLIEKWVQAAAKEGYRVGTVKHHGHGGHPKRNDSYTDSRRHEQAGAVAVSVEGGGLLELHAWQPAWPLAQILSLYQLLPLDFVLVEGYKQEMHKKVVMLRNKDDWDSLSRLSNIIAVIAWEPPSQLSFIPYPLFFIDDEESYLHWLMNEVRNANE, encoded by the coding sequence ATGAACGTCTGGCAAGTTGTCGGCTATAAAAACAGCGGCAAAACGACGCTTATCGAAAAATGGGTGCAAGCGGCAGCCAAGGAAGGATACCGTGTCGGAACGGTAAAGCACCATGGACATGGCGGCCATCCTAAAAGAAACGATTCCTATACGGATTCAAGGCGCCATGAGCAGGCGGGAGCGGTTGCCGTTTCCGTAGAAGGCGGCGGGCTGCTTGAGCTTCACGCATGGCAGCCGGCGTGGCCGCTGGCGCAAATTTTATCACTATATCAGCTTTTGCCGCTTGATTTCGTGCTTGTCGAAGGCTACAAACAGGAAATGCATAAAAAAGTGGTCATGCTGCGGAACAAGGACGATTGGGATTCGCTGTCGCGGCTCTCTAATATTATCGCCGTGATTGCGTGGGAACCTCCTTCGCAATTGTCTTTTATTCCATATCCTTTATTTTTTATCGACGATGAAGAAAGTTATTTACATTGGTTAATGAATGAGGTGAGAAACGCGAATGAATGA
- a CDS encoding molybdenum cofactor biosynthesis protein MoaE, translated as MNERLFMITDKPVSIEDVVKKVMRPEAGAVTTFAGTVREWTNGKRTLFLQYEAYVSMAEKMLEQIGAEIREKWPETKVAITHRIGKLDIGDIAVVIAVSSPHRNDAYEANRYAIERIKQIVPIWKKEHWEDGTEWVGNQQGTKAYPAGKPEGEDLR; from the coding sequence ATGAATGAACGTCTTTTTATGATAACAGACAAGCCGGTTTCCATCGAGGATGTGGTGAAAAAAGTGATGCGTCCCGAAGCTGGGGCGGTGACGACGTTCGCCGGGACGGTGCGCGAATGGACAAACGGAAAACGGACGTTGTTTTTGCAATATGAAGCGTATGTATCGATGGCGGAAAAAATGCTTGAACAAATCGGCGCGGAAATTCGCGAAAAATGGCCGGAAACGAAAGTGGCGATCACGCACCGAATCGGCAAGCTCGATATCGGCGACATCGCCGTGGTCATCGCCGTTTCGTCGCCACACCGCAACGACGCGTATGAAGCCAACCGGTACGCCATTGAACGCATTAAACAAATTGTCCCAATTTGGAAAAAAGAGCATTGGGAAGACGGAACAGAATGGGTCGGCAATCAACAAGGGACGAAAGCGTATCCAGCGGGAAAGCCGGAAGGAGAGGATTTACGATGA
- the moaD gene encoding molybdopterin converting factor subunit 1, whose amino-acid sequence MITLLFFAHLQEAVGEERIVLSSVPETVRALKKEVESRYHIDLNQVMVAVNEEYARDDRTLHPGDVVAFIPPVSGG is encoded by the coding sequence ATGATAACACTGCTCTTTTTTGCCCATTTGCAGGAAGCCGTTGGCGAGGAACGCATTGTGCTTTCTAGCGTTCCTGAAACGGTAAGGGCGTTAAAGAAAGAAGTTGAAAGCCGTTATCACATCGATTTGAATCAAGTGATGGTCGCGGTGAACGAGGAATATGCCCGCGATGACCGGACGCTTCATCCTGGCGATGTCGTTGCCTTTATTCCACCGGTTAGTGGAGGGTGA
- a CDS encoding YwiC-like family protein encodes MKDQQKQKWIIPKQHGAWAMLAIPFLLGAYAGGFAWLHLPLFLGWLFLYLATYPLLMAIKSKRKQAYMQSFYCYMAIAAALLAICLWHAPSLFYFGVAMVPLFLVNIYYTKRKQERAFWNDVAAIAVFCIGGLASFYIGRGALTVQALELVIFCFLFFLGSTFYVKTMIREKKNPIYKWLSWGYHGLLIIGLVAIGYPLFVLAYVPSVVRAVYLYGKSLPIMKLGILEVANAIYFFIAMVVLYS; translated from the coding sequence ATGAAAGACCAGCAAAAGCAAAAATGGATTATTCCGAAACAGCATGGCGCCTGGGCGATGCTTGCCATTCCGTTTTTGTTGGGAGCATATGCGGGCGGATTTGCATGGCTGCATTTGCCGTTATTTCTTGGCTGGCTTTTCTTATATTTAGCGACATATCCGCTGTTGATGGCGATAAAATCAAAGCGTAAACAAGCGTATATGCAATCGTTTTACTGCTATATGGCCATTGCCGCAGCGCTGCTTGCCATTTGCTTATGGCACGCGCCGTCTTTGTTTTATTTTGGAGTGGCGATGGTTCCGCTTTTTCTTGTCAATATTTACTACACGAAGCGGAAACAGGAGCGGGCTTTTTGGAATGACGTTGCGGCAATCGCCGTTTTTTGCATCGGCGGTCTTGCCAGCTTTTATATCGGACGCGGGGCATTAACGGTACAGGCGTTGGAACTAGTTATTTTTTGCTTCCTCTTTTTTCTCGGCAGCACCTTTTACGTAAAAACGATGATTCGCGAAAAGAAAAACCCAATATACAAATGGCTGTCATGGGGATACCACGGGCTATTAATCATCGGGCTCGTTGCCATCGGATACCCGTTGTTTGTCCTTGCTTATGTGCCAAGCGTTGTCCGGGCCGTTTATTTGTATGGAAAATCGTTGCCGATTATGAAACTAGGAATATTAGAGGTTGCCAACGCCATCTATTTTTTTATAGCGATGGTCGTTCTTTATTCATAA
- the argC gene encoding N-acetyl-gamma-glutamyl-phosphate reductase, whose amino-acid sequence MNIAVIGATGYGGVELVRFLRHHPHVHSCSFYSSSQDGIHLSESFPHVGELEGAVLRKIDVEQMANEHEVVFFATPPGVSSSLAPALLDKGVKVIDLSGDFRLKDRSVYEMWYKRQTASDRYLQQAVYGLTEWNKEEIQHAQLLSNPGCYPTATLLGLAPLVKERLIEEDSIIVDAKSGVSGAGRKASLHTHFSEINENVKIYKVNSHQHIPEIEQMLKTWNERIQPITFSTHLIPMTRGIMATIYAKVKKELTIEMLLDLYQTSYKDSKFVRIRKPGQFPATKEVYGSNYCDIGVAYDERTGRVTVVSVIDNLVKGAAGQALQNLNVMMGWEEESGLTLGPIYP is encoded by the coding sequence ATGAATATCGCAGTCATTGGTGCGACAGGGTATGGCGGTGTGGAATTGGTAAGGTTTTTGCGGCATCATCCGCATGTTCACAGCTGTTCTTTTTATTCTTCTTCGCAAGACGGCATCCATTTATCCGAAAGCTTCCCGCATGTCGGCGAACTGGAGGGAGCGGTCCTTCGAAAAATCGATGTCGAACAAATGGCTAATGAGCATGAAGTCGTCTTTTTTGCCACTCCGCCAGGTGTTTCCAGCTCCCTTGCACCGGCGTTGCTGGACAAAGGAGTTAAAGTGATTGACTTATCCGGCGATTTTCGCCTGAAAGATAGATCTGTGTATGAAATGTGGTATAAACGGCAAACGGCTTCCGACCGCTATTTGCAACAGGCGGTATACGGATTGACCGAATGGAATAAAGAAGAAATTCAACATGCGCAGCTTCTTTCCAATCCGGGATGCTACCCGACCGCTACATTGCTCGGGTTAGCCCCGCTTGTGAAAGAACGGTTGATCGAAGAAGATTCGATTATTGTTGACGCAAAATCCGGGGTATCGGGAGCAGGGAGAAAAGCATCGTTACATACCCATTTTTCTGAAATCAATGAAAATGTCAAAATTTATAAAGTAAATTCTCACCAGCATATCCCAGAAATCGAACAAATGCTGAAAACTTGGAACGAGCGTATTCAGCCAATTACGTTTAGCACTCATTTAATTCCGATGACAAGAGGGATTATGGCAACGATTTACGCGAAAGTGAAAAAAGAACTAACGATAGAAATGTTGCTTGATTTATATCAAACAAGTTATAAAGATTCGAAATTTGTCCGCATTCGCAAGCCCGGACAGTTCCCGGCCACGAAAGAAGTGTACGGTTCCAACTATTGCGATATCGGAGTTGCTTATGATGAACGAACGGGAAGAGTAACGGTTGTTTCCGTCATCGACAACCTCGTTAAGGGAGCGGCGGGACAGGCGCTGCAAAATTTGAACGTAATGATGGGCTGGGAAGAAGAAAGCGGGCTTACGTTAGGTCCGATTTATCCATGA